From the Asterias amurensis chromosome 1, ASM3211899v1 genome, the window atgcatatggttggaaagatgttttaaaagtagaatacaatgatccacacaagtttgcctccaaattgcgtggttttccttctactgtgcgatctaacatggtcggccatttatgggagtcaaaattttgacccccataaatggccgacgtattagtcgacgaggtaaaaggaaaaccacgcaatttcgaggtatgtttgtgtggatcattgtattctacttttacaacatctttctacccatatgcattttataaaaaacggttacaaacgcttttcaaagaccaactcgaccgatccaaggcaacgtgttcctttaacaataccaaacgtgttcaataCCTTCAACTATTTAGGGTAGAATTctgtagacccccccccccccatctcttatgctttgtgtgaattttttagttttgtgttaatttattgATTACATTAATTTCTTCATGTGTGTCCCTCGAGTAAATGTACACCCCACATACACCCAACCCCCACTCAAGTATCTAAGGAGCTGAATGCACATTCCGATTGAATTCTATTATCCAGTGCACTGTTCATTGCTCATTATTCAGAACTGGGCGTACGCCAAATGGAATAATTACCGTAGGTACCCATGTGACACGTACAGGCTTATCAGATGCGGCCTACTGCACACTCATGGACGAAATTTGTAGGTTTCCGTACGTCTTTTCGTTTAGGTTCTGGTACATCCCTAGTGAGACGGAAACTATATTAGCATGTACTAACGTATAACCAGTTATTATTTGATACCATAacatatcataactggttaatacgtttttacatgctaaactgagacgaaaatgattttcgtaaactcatttctcaaaaactaccacaCCTCagaaagtattattttaagggaagctttctaccatcattattttcaaactgtgtaagtctattgttaatctgtggacattgtgttttgtgttagaaaaatgTACTAAGTTCTAATGCTGGCTTTGTAAGCAGTGCCTTACTGTGCGCCCTCTCTTGCCAGAAATGTGACAATCAACTCCACTCTCAATCACTAGATTAGCAACTTACAAACAGATGAGGGTGCCATTGCAACATATTACATACCAAGCATGAGACcttgtcccaatttcataaagctaataagcagaaaattctgcttagcaaattttgttgctatgaaaaataattgcaacaatgtaaactttatggaatttaaAAAGATTTGTCTTTGCTTCAAGCAATTTGAcatgcttacaggttttatgaaactGCACTAAGTCTATGTAAACACTACACATTTATTTAGCCCACGAGGTGCTCGCCTCAAAGTGAACTCAAAATCTCTTAAttattacaaatgtattttttcaATTACCGTTTGAGCAGACTCGTACAGAGCTTTCCACTCCAGTCTTGGTATCATTCTGGCAATGAAGTCGGGGTTGAAGTCAACTTCAGTTACGTTCAGATTTTCCACCTGTGaatgaacaaaaacaactttgtgtgatctCTCTATCGATAACAAGTTTTCATCGTTTGATTCTCacacattgggtgcgttcgtttaacttccctgggtcgaccccggtgtgtggcgtttttttttttcccaggacgaacgtgggtaattatctacacacgttcgtcctaaacaaaaaaacgccacacaccggggtcgaccgaggaaagctaaatgaacgcaccctgTGATAGAAGGACTCAAAAGGGGGTCAAGGACGGGGTCATAAGAGAGTACACTGTCAGATGGCTCTGCtaaattaaaagcaaaaaacaacctttttgattgatggcaaaacaaaatcaaagctttaaaggaacgttacagaattggtaagaaacaaatatCGTGAAGATCactgatttacataaaactcacacgctctaatgatgatgatagtagaaaacatcccttgaaatatttctgtctgcaatgtcatatttgatgagaaataaattatcCAACTTAGCGTttgaagtttatcgctcagtgagcattttattcatttttattttggctttgatgcaatgcaaaatttgtagtctgtttttcactattctctcgtgacccagatggccgatcgatctcaaacttctacaggtttatcagtttatgtggtggattacataaagtgcttacactgccagcaactgttttgttagcaaaaaccaattctgtaatgttcctttaacctaaGTATATTTTAGTACACGCATACACATGTGTACACGATATGCTTAAAGTCACTACGAAAGTTGTTGCTTTGTTGTGTGtacactgagtgacggatatgagcactAGTAGAGAATACATAAATCATAAGCCACTTAACTACTGACATTTCAATGACCAACTTTGTCACATAgatactactagtactagtactagcTAAAATGAAGCCAAAAGATAGTCATGTAAATTAGGCCTAATGAGGGAATGAGTGATGGATGTGAacgaaaagaaagaaaaaaagttagaGTAGAcctattagtattagtatttgATTAATATTTTACCAACCCAAACTTTCCACTTGTaaaatgtctagttactgaCTCATAATTTCTTTGGTGTGCAATTCATTATCAAAGacgttaattttgttaaaccaaTCTGTAAATATTGTagttttttgttaatttgtagaaattgttttgttgtaaaacaaacataaatgactccatgaaattgggaacggaaaagtttccgtatggcgctaccacgttttcattcgatatgaaataatatagtatctaatttacctcaatgagatatccctttttgtaaaaatgagtgaaaaagtggtggcgccatacggaaaatcATCCTTgggaacattttgttttccttcctACCTCATTCGAGTATGATGAAAAGTTAAAAGAAAAACGTGATCTCATCGATTTAAGTGTGATATCAGTGTAACAAGGATTCAATCTCTGAATATTATGATATATTATTCCGTGTTTGTATTCTGTATACAGACCGAATGAGGattacacaacaaacaaatacacaagcCGAAGGCCATACAATTTATGTACGGGCAGGATCACATGTTCAGAATCAGATGTTCATGAACATGTGACTGTCATGAATTGTTGAATTTTTGAATGACTCAAAAATGAGCTCACCTCAATTTTCAACGGGTAACCATTCTTCACCCCTTTCACATGTGATGTCAGCATATTGTGGGTTAACAGCTTCATTGTTCTGCTTACGGAAAAACGCATCAATTGTGGAAAATAAAGATGAAATATAACTCGTGAAGGCTGGCACTGGCAGCATGTCACTTTTTCACACGAATTTGTACACTGCAATATGGCGGCATGATTTCCTGTTGCGAAATCTACAAATAAACGCAAATCTGCAGCAATAGATAGGGTACCAGACTATAGTTAAAAGGTTCAATGATGGCAACAACAGAGGGCAGCATTTAACTCTAACGGAGGAGTTTTTCGATTTCATATTACACTTGGATCGTGATTTGAACTTCAAATTTGATGAACTTGAGCTTGTTGGGAATGCGCCTTGAGCAAATTAACCTCTGATTTATgcttttaaataaattattgcaagattacacaaataaaacaatcacaaaCACGTGTTCTTCCTCCATAATTTATGCTCACATGAAGCCTTCTGATTCCCCATGATTTAATTATGTTTCtgacatttttaattttaggccTATGGTTTCGATGAGCTGTGCGCatactttaatttaaaaataaatgtattaatAAGGTTGTTTAGTTAGGGTTCTGAATCGTTGTTACATAAACACTTCAATCTTTTATTTAACAACTGTAAAGGCAGCAAGGGCCAGTAGCAGATTCTcccattataatttttttaatattaattcgAAACTGAAAAATAAA encodes:
- the LOC139939323 gene encoding multifunctional methyltransferase subunit TRM112-like protein, with amino-acid sequence MRFSVSRTMKLLTHNMLTSHVKGVKNGYPLKIEVENLNVTEVDFNPDFIARMIPRLEWKALYESAQTLNVVGKLPSEPVADYESNEEFLKEAHRVMLEVEVTDGFLVCPESGRKFPIKNGIPNMLLNEDEV